In one Pseudodesulfovibrio tunisiensis genomic region, the following are encoded:
- a CDS encoding CBS domain-containing protein, which produces MVRSIIRVQDVMQKELLTIDGMATSKEAAAVMRSHGASELLVHKRNDDDAWGIVSISDLIRKVVVPDRKAEDVYVYEIMTKPVITVPADMDIRYAIRLVHGTGLHRAPVESMGKIVGMITLSSLVLDHELL; this is translated from the coding sequence ATGGTTCGATCAATCATTCGAGTACAGGATGTCATGCAAAAGGAATTGTTGACTATAGACGGCATGGCAACTTCCAAGGAAGCCGCAGCAGTCATGCGTTCTCACGGAGCTTCCGAGCTGTTGGTGCATAAAAGAAATGATGACGATGCCTGGGGCATTGTGAGTATCTCGGACCTCATTCGGAAAGTTGTTGTCCCGGACCGTAAAGCTGAGGATGTGTATGTGTATGAGATCATGACCAAGCCTGTAATCACTGTGCCTGCGGATATGGATATCAGGTACGCCATTCGTCTTGTTCATGGAACAGGGCTTCATCGTGCCCCTGTGGAAAGCATGGGGAAGATTGTTGGGATGATTACCCTTTCCTCACTTGTTTTGGATCATGAACTGCTTTAG
- a CDS encoding DUF1538 domain-containing protein → MNVKSHSQARSILKAVLRKLWSSFKDLLPIILVIAFFQAVVLRQPLPNLEDVIFGGILVVLGLTLFMQGLEMGLFPIGENMAHALARKGSLFWLLSFSFALGFSTTVAEPALIAVAAEAASIAAQGSLIAPGEESLTSYALGLRFSVAFSVGVAILVGVLRILKGWPVHYLIIIGYVLVMLMTLVAPSEIVGIAYDAGGVTTSTVTVPLVAALGVGLASIIKGRSPLLDGFGLIAFASLLPMIFVMGYGLIIFN, encoded by the coding sequence ATGAATGTCAAAAGTCATTCCCAAGCACGCAGCATTTTGAAGGCAGTTCTTCGGAAGCTTTGGAGTTCCTTCAAAGACTTGTTGCCGATAATTCTGGTTATCGCGTTTTTTCAGGCCGTGGTGTTGCGTCAGCCTCTGCCAAACCTGGAAGATGTGATTTTCGGCGGTATTCTGGTGGTGCTTGGGCTTACACTTTTCATGCAGGGATTGGAGATGGGGCTTTTCCCCATCGGCGAAAACATGGCCCATGCACTGGCCCGCAAGGGCAGTCTGTTTTGGTTGCTCTCCTTTTCTTTTGCATTGGGATTTTCCACCACCGTGGCCGAACCGGCGCTTATTGCCGTGGCCGCTGAAGCTGCCAGCATTGCTGCGCAGGGCAGCCTTATTGCTCCCGGAGAGGAGTCTCTCACCAGCTATGCACTTGGCTTGAGGTTCTCAGTGGCTTTCTCGGTTGGCGTGGCAATTCTTGTCGGCGTATTGCGCATTCTCAAAGGCTGGCCTGTGCACTATTTGATCATCATTGGCTATGTGTTGGTCATGCTCATGACCTTGGTGGCCCCCAGCGAAATCGTGGGCATAGCCTATGATGCAGGCGGCGTGACCACTTCCACGGTCACGGTGCCGCTGGTCGCTGCTCTGGGGGTCGGTCTGGCCTCCATCATCAAGGGGCGAAGCCCACTTTTGGATGGTTTCGGACTCATCGCCTTTGCTTCGTTGCTTCCCATGATTTTTGTCATGGGCTATGGACTGATCATCTTCAATTGA
- a CDS encoding primase-helicase zinc-binding domain-containing protein, with protein sequence MPAELVELVRARVGSGFDLAKGARGEFHGPCPACGGTDRFHVFADQTPSGDLAMRAGMNGGYWCRQCGLAGDYVQWLVEIEGWDWTKIFEYLGVEGAQTERSEPVQRAAARPAVTGRPVNELRPLEFPAVAWQEHGEKFVQTCAAALERNARLVRWLEDRGVPLEVAREYRLGWHAGQRQKNNRPPCAYRNRESWALPPATFPDGRPRKSLWLPRGLVIPKVREGQLLGIRIRRPSVDLESGRSRKKYVQVEGSRHGCLITPRARAYVVVESELDALAVIAANVPDVGGCAIGSLSAYPDLEAAEHLKRAVDILQALDFEPQGDGEKQGRKFRTWWLNAFPQCRRAPMPVGKDPGELVQRIGMQGLQSWILSQISPVLRVAAPRPRGRVASAPEPARAAEGAIPRSVRRLDSLMRQLNVPVWRGPDRIGVDLEHPWHYPSGPEADELMRLYFSGEVMDWIGENHNPGRIMPGQLLRTGN encoded by the coding sequence ATGCCTGCTGAACTGGTTGAATTGGTTCGCGCCCGGGTCGGCTCGGGCTTTGATCTGGCAAAGGGAGCCAGAGGGGAATTCCATGGGCCGTGCCCTGCCTGCGGCGGTACCGATCGCTTTCATGTGTTTGCGGATCAGACTCCCAGTGGCGATCTGGCTATGCGTGCGGGCATGAACGGCGGGTACTGGTGCCGTCAGTGCGGTTTGGCTGGCGACTATGTGCAATGGCTGGTGGAGATCGAAGGGTGGGATTGGACAAAAATTTTCGAATATCTGGGAGTAGAGGGCGCGCAGACGGAACGGAGCGAGCCGGTGCAGCGGGCTGCGGCGCGGCCAGCGGTCACGGGCAGGCCCGTGAACGAGCTGCGGCCGTTGGAGTTCCCGGCAGTGGCGTGGCAGGAGCACGGGGAAAAGTTCGTCCAGACATGCGCGGCCGCGCTGGAACGCAATGCGCGTCTTGTCCGTTGGCTGGAGGACAGGGGCGTGCCTCTGGAGGTTGCCCGGGAGTATCGGCTCGGGTGGCATGCCGGACAGCGGCAGAAGAACAATCGGCCCCCCTGTGCCTATCGCAATCGGGAGTCGTGGGCACTGCCTCCGGCAACGTTTCCGGACGGCAGGCCCAGAAAGAGCCTGTGGCTGCCGCGCGGTCTGGTCATTCCCAAGGTCAGGGAAGGGCAGTTGCTGGGCATCCGGATTCGTCGGCCTTCCGTGGATCTGGAAAGCGGCAGGAGCAGAAAGAAGTACGTTCAGGTCGAGGGTTCCAGACACGGCTGTCTGATCACGCCCCGGGCGCGCGCCTATGTGGTGGTGGAGTCCGAGCTGGATGCGCTGGCCGTGATCGCGGCGAACGTTCCGGACGTGGGCGGCTGCGCCATCGGCAGTCTGTCGGCCTATCCGGACCTTGAGGCGGCGGAGCATCTGAAGCGGGCCGTGGACATTTTGCAGGCACTGGATTTCGAGCCGCAGGGGGACGGGGAAAAGCAGGGAAGGAAGTTCCGGACATGGTGGCTGAACGCCTTTCCCCAGTGCCGACGCGCGCCCATGCCCGTGGGCAAGGATCCCGGAGAGCTGGTGCAGCGGATCGGCATGCAGGGATTGCAGTCGTGGATCCTGTCCCAGATATCCCCGGTTCTGCGCGTGGCCGCGCCCAGACCCAGGGGCCGGGTGGCTTCGGCTCCGGAGCCGGCAAGGGCGGCGGAGGGCGCAATTCCCCGGAGCGTGCGGCGGCTCGACAGCCTGATGCGGCAACTCAATGTACCGGTGTGGCGAGGACCGGACAGGATCGGCGTGGATCTGGAACATCCTTGGCATTACCCGTCCGGGCCGGAAGCGGACGAACTGATGCGGCTCTACTTTTCCGGGGAGGTCATGGACTGGATCGGCGAGAACCACAACCCGGGCAGGATCATGCCCGGCCAACTGCTGCGGACGGGAAACTAG
- a CDS encoding potassium channel family protein gives MKYIPSQLLYFFHDRRAQRNLNSLIKFILFLCLFIVFYSVLFHVLMEMEGQHHSWITGVYWTLTVMSTLGFGDITFTSDIGKLFSLCVLMSGIVFLLVMLPFTFIQFFYAPFLEAQSKSRAAQELPEDTCGHLIIIGSDRVALSLATRVSQFNYRYCILVNDVNHALDLVDKGYKTVVGDSDNPKTYSLLRADQAAMVVLLSDDMKNTNAAYTLREVAPEVPVVANADSEESVDILQLAGASHVFQFMDMLGEILARRTHGGDTRSNVIGNIKQLYIAEAPAAGTPFVGQSIRNCGLREITGMNICGLWERGRMIPAHPDTIINSKTIVVLAGSEDQLRAYDDFVGEISLGGAPVLVLGGGRVGQSAAKVLDLRGISYKIVEKKAGLIKDDIHYVHGSASDIDVLKSAGIDRAPSVFITTHNDDLNIYLTIYCRRLRPDIQVITRATFDRNINVLHKAGADLVMSYATMTANTIINLLSPGKVMTLTEGLTIFRVEVGPSLAGKTLMESNIRDDTGCSVIAVLRGEKMEINPDPMQPLSQGASLLVIGGDENERRFLEKYQT, from the coding sequence ATGAAATACATCCCTTCACAGTTACTCTATTTCTTCCATGATCGACGCGCCCAGCGCAATCTGAATTCTCTTATCAAGTTCATTCTTTTCCTTTGCCTTTTCATCGTTTTCTACAGTGTGCTGTTTCATGTACTGATGGAGATGGAAGGTCAGCATCATTCCTGGATTACTGGCGTGTATTGGACGCTGACGGTCATGTCCACCCTTGGATTCGGCGACATTACCTTTACTTCGGACATTGGCAAGCTGTTTTCGCTTTGCGTCCTCATGTCGGGCATTGTCTTTCTCCTGGTCATGCTGCCATTCACTTTCATACAATTCTTTTATGCGCCATTTCTTGAGGCCCAAAGCAAGTCCAGGGCCGCCCAGGAATTGCCAGAAGATACTTGCGGACATCTGATCATTATCGGTTCAGATAGGGTAGCCCTCAGTTTGGCTACACGCGTCAGCCAATTCAACTACCGATATTGCATCCTCGTCAATGACGTGAACCATGCTTTGGATCTGGTCGACAAAGGATACAAGACCGTGGTGGGAGATTCCGACAACCCCAAGACGTATTCACTTTTGCGAGCGGACCAGGCGGCCATGGTCGTGCTTTTGAGTGATGACATGAAAAACACCAATGCGGCATACACGTTGCGCGAAGTGGCGCCGGAGGTGCCAGTCGTGGCCAATGCCGACTCCGAGGAATCGGTTGATATCCTTCAATTGGCCGGAGCAAGTCACGTCTTTCAGTTCATGGACATGCTTGGAGAAATACTCGCCCGGCGGACCCATGGTGGGGATACCAGAAGCAACGTCATCGGCAACATTAAGCAATTGTATATCGCCGAAGCACCAGCCGCTGGTACGCCGTTTGTGGGGCAAAGCATCAGGAATTGCGGGTTGCGAGAAATTACAGGTATGAATATTTGCGGTCTGTGGGAACGCGGCCGTATGATTCCCGCCCATCCGGATACCATTATCAATTCGAAAACAATCGTCGTTTTGGCTGGAAGTGAAGATCAGCTTCGAGCGTATGACGATTTTGTCGGAGAGATTTCCTTGGGTGGGGCCCCCGTACTTGTTCTTGGCGGCGGTCGTGTTGGACAATCTGCTGCCAAGGTGCTTGATCTACGTGGAATTTCCTACAAGATAGTGGAGAAAAAAGCCGGTCTCATCAAAGATGATATTCATTATGTTCACGGAAGCGCCTCGGATATCGATGTCCTGAAGTCAGCAGGAATCGACAGAGCACCCTCGGTGTTCATTACGACGCACAACGACGATTTGAATATATATCTTACCATTTACTGCAGGCGACTCAGGCCGGACATTCAAGTCATCACCCGAGCAACATTCGACCGCAATATCAATGTCTTGCACAAGGCCGGTGCCGACTTGGTCATGTCGTATGCCACCATGACAGCCAACACGATCATCAACCTGCTGAGCCCCGGCAAGGTGATGACACTCACGGAAGGGCTCACCATCTTTCGGGTCGAAGTCGGTCCTTCGTTGGCGGGCAAAACACTTATGGAAAGTAACATCCGAGATGACACCGGTTGCAGTGTCATTGCGGTATTGCGCGGTGAGAAAATGGAAATCAATCCGGATCCGATGCAGCCCTTGAGTCAAGGGGCTTCACTGCTTGTGATTGGCGGTGATGAGAATGAACGACGTTTTCTGGAAAAATATCAAACCTGA
- a CDS encoding P-II family nitrogen regulator encodes MKFKLVLALVKTHKTDPIVDAAKAAGATGATIISGRGTGVHEAKTFFGLTLEDQTDMVMFLLEEHLVKPVMSAIEEAGEFHKPGTGIAFAIPVDFITGMESQMEKFKENIRDQYF; translated from the coding sequence ATGAAGTTCAAGCTTGTACTCGCATTAGTCAAAACCCATAAGACCGATCCCATCGTGGACGCGGCCAAGGCGGCAGGTGCTACCGGGGCAACCATCATCAGCGGACGGGGAACGGGGGTGCATGAAGCGAAGACTTTTTTTGGTCTGACCTTGGAAGATCAGACAGACATGGTGATGTTTCTTTTGGAGGAACATTTGGTCAAACCTGTCATGTCTGCCATAGAGGAGGCCGGGGAATTTCATAAGCCAGGTACGGGCATAGCCTTTGCCATTCCTGTGGATTTCATTACCGGCATGGAAAGCCAGATGGAAAAATTCAAGGAAAACATCAGGGACCAGTATTTCTAG
- a CDS encoding amidohydrolase, with protein MQVRTKIISLCGREESMRNSKCFRLGMTLVSIAIMLALVFGFGRPVEAAQAGGLMRIFVNGTIHLDAKRTATNLVVQDGKVMGFDVDLQKHSEAEVVDLQGGVVYPGFNDSHCHLMEAGSFLRIGVDLSQCTDAKCIAEAMRKKAVTLKGREDMLLGIGFSLENYDAWSLADLAQLDSATGDHPTFLMDKLGHNVLVNSATMALTGIKPGTTPPPGGKIVEENGKPTGMLRESAALLAGNAIYARLDAGQVKAGTLELLRRWASMGYTAIIDMMGSPSGRIMQPEVFREMEQEGSLPLRINYMYTIYKLDDVEDALKYAGKDTDMVRFTGVKLFVDGAYAGGLAWTTWLNAQGGHGLHYVDGDDAEGDQYNLDRIVQRIEKCGLNAHYHVQGDAGIKALLNALDRIVSEQGALHSTHTIIHLAFPTPEQIERIKRFEGKVVTTVQPAFWVVESDADHYYGKRAPGAYPIKKLIDAGISVGMSTDFSVSPLSHAPPTMIMKVAATESGPGRKPVSVPEVVHGLTVGSAANTAKSDIGILDVGYKADMVVYDRELFTSKPEGFDKDVPKVLSTWIGGRKVEIPR; from the coding sequence TTGCAGGTACGTACGAAAATCATTTCCTTATGCGGAAGGGAGGAATCAATGAGGAATTCGAAATGTTTTCGACTTGGAATGACACTGGTGAGCATCGCGATCATGCTGGCGTTGGTGTTTGGATTTGGTCGCCCGGTCGAGGCGGCACAAGCAGGAGGGCTCATGCGAATATTCGTCAATGGAACCATCCATCTGGATGCAAAGCGGACAGCGACGAATCTTGTTGTTCAGGACGGAAAGGTCATGGGTTTTGATGTTGATCTTCAAAAGCATTCGGAAGCCGAGGTTGTGGACCTTCAAGGCGGCGTAGTCTATCCGGGATTCAACGACAGTCATTGCCATCTCATGGAGGCGGGATCCTTTCTTCGGATCGGGGTGGATCTTTCGCAGTGCACGGATGCCAAGTGCATCGCGGAAGCCATGCGAAAAAAGGCGGTAACGCTGAAAGGCAGGGAAGACATGCTTCTGGGAATTGGGTTTTCCCTTGAGAACTACGATGCATGGTCTCTGGCTGATTTGGCTCAACTGGATTCCGCCACGGGTGACCATCCGACGTTTCTGATGGACAAGCTCGGGCACAATGTTCTGGTCAACTCGGCTACCATGGCCCTGACCGGGATAAAGCCGGGTACCACGCCTCCGCCGGGAGGGAAGATCGTCGAGGAAAATGGGAAGCCCACCGGGATGTTGCGTGAATCGGCAGCGCTTCTCGCCGGAAACGCCATCTATGCTCGACTGGATGCCGGACAGGTCAAGGCGGGTACCCTCGAATTGCTGCGCAGGTGGGCATCCATGGGGTATACGGCCATTATCGACATGATGGGGTCCCCTTCCGGGCGGATCATGCAGCCTGAGGTCTTTCGGGAAATGGAACAGGAAGGTTCGCTGCCGTTGCGGATCAATTACATGTACACCATCTACAAGCTTGATGATGTCGAGGATGCATTGAAATATGCGGGCAAGGATACGGACATGGTCCGTTTCACGGGGGTGAAGCTGTTCGTGGACGGAGCATATGCCGGAGGGCTGGCCTGGACCACCTGGCTCAATGCTCAAGGCGGACACGGTCTGCATTATGTGGATGGGGATGATGCCGAAGGCGATCAGTACAATCTCGATCGAATCGTGCAGCGCATCGAGAAGTGCGGGCTCAATGCGCATTACCATGTTCAGGGGGATGCCGGGATCAAGGCCCTGCTGAATGCCCTGGACAGAATTGTGAGCGAGCAGGGCGCGTTGCACAGTACTCATACGATTATCCATTTGGCATTTCCGACCCCGGAGCAAATCGAGCGCATCAAGCGTTTTGAAGGCAAGGTGGTGACAACCGTACAACCTGCCTTCTGGGTAGTGGAAAGCGATGCAGATCATTACTACGGGAAACGGGCTCCGGGAGCCTACCCCATCAAGAAGCTGATTGATGCCGGAATTTCCGTGGGGATGAGTACGGATTTCAGCGTGTCCCCCCTGTCCCATGCGCCGCCAACAATGATCATGAAAGTCGCGGCCACGGAATCCGGTCCGGGGCGCAAGCCTGTTTCGGTTCCGGAAGTTGTTCACGGCTTGACCGTGGGAAGTGCGGCCAATACGGCAAAAAGCGACATTGGCATACTTGATGTGGGCTACAAGGCGGACATGGTCGTTTATGACAGGGAACTTTTCACGTCCAAGCCCGAAGGATTCGACAAGGATGTTCCCAAGGTCCTCTCAACATGGATAGGGGGGCGCAAGGTGGAAATTCCTCGATAG
- a CDS encoding DUF1538 domain-containing protein: MLQYLVDFGSVLLATIRDILPILILIVCFQLFVLRQPIPHLRQLIVGGVYVVLGLALFLIGLEKALFPVGKVMAAQLSDPAFLTGGVSDIAPTDWKAYGWIYLFAAMIGFSTTIAEPSLLAVALKATEVSGGVISQWGLRITVALGVALGISLGTYRIVTGTPLYIYIMIGYVIVILQTFVAPRKIVALAYDSGGVTTSTVTVPLVAALGLGVSEAVPGRNPALDGFGLIAFASLFPIITVMGYAQYTHWAAQRARLATSSKEA; the protein is encoded by the coding sequence ATGCTGCAATATCTTGTGGACTTCGGATCAGTCCTGCTCGCCACTATCAGGGATATCCTGCCCATTCTCATTCTGATCGTCTGCTTCCAGTTGTTTGTGTTGAGACAGCCCATTCCGCATCTGAGGCAGCTCATTGTCGGCGGCGTGTATGTTGTGCTCGGTCTGGCTCTTTTTCTGATAGGTCTGGAGAAAGCTCTTTTTCCTGTAGGCAAGGTAATGGCTGCTCAGCTTTCCGATCCAGCCTTTCTCACCGGGGGAGTCTCGGATATTGCGCCCACAGATTGGAAGGCGTACGGCTGGATTTACCTGTTTGCAGCCATGATTGGTTTTTCCACCACCATTGCCGAGCCATCGTTGCTCGCCGTGGCCCTCAAGGCTACTGAAGTGTCCGGCGGAGTCATCAGTCAGTGGGGGCTGCGCATCACTGTGGCCCTTGGCGTGGCATTGGGCATCTCGTTGGGGACGTATCGGATCGTTACAGGGACTCCATTATATATCTATATCATGATAGGTTATGTCATCGTGATACTTCAAACGTTTGTGGCACCCAGGAAAATTGTCGCTCTTGCCTACGATTCGGGTGGTGTAACCACTTCAACCGTGACTGTGCCGCTTGTTGCGGCTCTTGGTTTGGGGGTGTCCGAGGCTGTGCCGGGACGCAACCCGGCTCTGGATGGTTTCGGACTTATCGCTTTTGCCAGCCTTTTCCCGATCATCACCGTTATGGGATACGCCCAGTATACGCATTGGGCCGCACAAAGAGCCCGTTTGGCAACCAGCTCCAAGGAGGCATGA
- a CDS encoding DNA modification methylase, producing MEKLKLEFWSLERFVRYARRLRKNEVHVEKMMQSIREFGFRVPVLAMSDGEVVDGDLRLQAAERLGMASVPVVLADGLSPAQVKAFRLMANSSAAWANWDEQGLGLELQELRALEFDLELTGLDLSICEDLLEQLRLAGDERDPDAVPESGGPWVTEPGDLWTLGEHRLLCGDSTSVRDVERLMNGELADMVFTDPPYNVNYEGKAGKIRNDHMAAEDFYRFLYDAYTTMFLHLKKGGPIYVAHGESEGVAFRRAFEDVGFKLASCVIWVKNQFVIGRSDYQPQHEPILYGWKPGARHCWFGGRKRTTSVRLDGDVVQVEDDGLQLNLPNRILRVCGRDLGIEELVPSVVFEKKPLRSDDHPTMKPVALVERFLLNSCKRGELVLDPFGGSGSTLMACETNARRCRTMELDPRFADVIVRRWQEFTGRQARLDGSGMTFAEKEARQ from the coding sequence ATGGAAAAGCTCAAGCTGGAATTCTGGTCATTGGAACGGTTCGTCAGGTACGCAAGACGGCTCAGGAAGAACGAGGTGCACGTGGAAAAGATGATGCAAAGCATTCGGGAGTTCGGGTTTCGCGTTCCGGTGCTCGCCATGTCGGACGGCGAGGTCGTGGACGGGGATCTGCGTCTGCAGGCGGCGGAACGGCTGGGCATGGCCTCGGTGCCGGTTGTGCTGGCGGACGGGTTGAGTCCGGCGCAGGTCAAGGCGTTTCGCCTCATGGCGAACAGCTCGGCGGCGTGGGCGAACTGGGATGAGCAGGGTCTGGGGCTGGAGCTTCAGGAACTCCGGGCTTTGGAGTTCGATCTGGAACTGACAGGGCTGGACCTGTCGATCTGCGAGGACCTGCTGGAGCAGCTCCGGCTTGCCGGGGACGAACGCGACCCGGACGCGGTCCCGGAGAGCGGCGGGCCGTGGGTGACGGAGCCGGGCGACCTCTGGACGCTCGGGGAGCATCGGCTGCTCTGCGGGGATTCCACCAGCGTGCGGGACGTGGAGCGGCTCATGAACGGGGAGCTGGCGGACATGGTGTTCACGGACCCGCCCTACAACGTGAACTATGAGGGCAAGGCCGGGAAGATCCGGAACGACCACATGGCGGCCGAGGACTTCTACCGTTTTCTGTACGATGCCTACACGACCATGTTCCTGCACCTGAAAAAGGGCGGTCCCATCTACGTGGCGCACGGGGAATCCGAGGGCGTGGCCTTTCGCAGGGCGTTCGAGGACGTGGGCTTCAAGCTGGCCAGTTGCGTGATCTGGGTGAAGAACCAGTTCGTGATCGGGCGCAGCGACTATCAGCCGCAGCACGAACCCATCCTGTACGGCTGGAAGCCCGGCGCGCGGCATTGCTGGTTCGGCGGGCGCAAGCGGACCACCTCGGTCCGGCTGGACGGGGATGTTGTTCAAGTGGAGGATGATGGTCTGCAACTCAATCTGCCGAACCGGATTCTTCGTGTCTGCGGCCGCGATCTGGGCATCGAGGAACTGGTGCCGTCCGTGGTCTTCGAGAAGAAGCCGCTGCGCAGCGACGACCATCCGACCATGAAGCCCGTGGCTCTGGTGGAACGGTTTCTCCTGAACAGCTGCAAGCGGGGCGAGCTGGTGCTGGACCCGTTCGGCGGTTCGGGTTCCACGCTCATGGCCTGCGAGACCAACGCACGGCGCTGCCGGACCATGGAGCTGGATCCGCGCTTCGCGGACGTGATCGTGCGGCGGTGGCAGGAGTTCACCGGACGGCAGGCACGGCTGGATGGTTCGGGCATGACCTTTGCGGAAAAGGAGGCGCGGCAGTGA
- a CDS encoding DNA primase family protein has translation MSNDSKKISAEVMPRLTLPQGYSLHQDTNGHWDVVPPPDADLSDPKVLGLLTDLRRSLEEVLSPSPPGASRQDGPPQEMPRFRPWENLDPAWILTSMYRNVTGDAEVYAAMHKDHVAINITTGGDRKTPETLRFTGHHWVMDSASVYAHSLMENVALSYQYAHQMKVVVSFQRKIGELEERVEKAVTEEEKTLLAADVLSLKKALAAKNKAVRERMNSLRSPNRENSVMTKVRSIAGFPLNCESWWLDNRPDLLPVANGVVDLTTGRHRPGRPEDWMVRAAPVEWRGEDADRKDWLECLNGIYANPETGEPYQDLIAFIQRLCGYALLGATPNHILPILTGRGRNGKSTLLNTLYKVLGPLAGALPSELLLDQGVNRSADSPTPSIMSLKGLRLAWASETAEGRKFSIDRVKWLTGGDPLTGRHPNDKYPTTFAPTHLMFLLTNNLPSAPATDYAFWKRVMAIPHAISFVHGEPTQPWERTIDPDLDAKLEQCLPGILAWLVEGHLAWRRYGLNPPAIVTEATAQYREGEDMLGEFLFECCDVDENLRVGSSKLYEVFKQWHHKRMGKFEPSQKKFGSWMKDKGFEKIKSGTILYQGLALKERHFEGFNPQED, from the coding sequence ATGTCCAATGATTCCAAGAAGATTTCAGCAGAGGTTATGCCTCGGCTGACCTTGCCTCAAGGGTACTCGCTGCATCAGGACACCAACGGGCACTGGGACGTGGTTCCGCCGCCCGATGCGGATCTGAGCGATCCCAAGGTGCTTGGGCTTCTGACCGACCTGCGGCGTTCGCTGGAGGAAGTCCTGTCCCCATCGCCGCCCGGCGCATCGCGTCAGGACGGCCCGCCGCAGGAGATGCCGCGCTTCCGGCCTTGGGAAAACCTTGATCCGGCATGGATTCTGACCTCGATGTACCGGAACGTGACCGGGGATGCCGAGGTCTATGCAGCCATGCACAAGGACCACGTGGCCATCAACATCACCACGGGCGGCGACCGCAAGACTCCCGAGACCCTGCGCTTCACCGGCCATCACTGGGTAATGGATTCGGCCAGCGTGTATGCGCATTCGCTCATGGAGAACGTGGCGCTTTCCTATCAGTACGCGCACCAGATGAAGGTGGTCGTCAGCTTCCAGCGGAAGATCGGCGAGCTGGAGGAGCGCGTGGAAAAGGCGGTGACCGAGGAGGAAAAGACCCTTCTCGCTGCGGACGTGCTCAGCCTGAAGAAGGCGCTGGCCGCCAAGAACAAGGCGGTTCGGGAGCGGATGAATTCGCTGCGGTCTCCGAACAGGGAGAATTCGGTCATGACCAAGGTGCGGTCCATTGCCGGGTTTCCCCTGAACTGCGAATCGTGGTGGCTCGACAACCGGCCCGATCTGCTGCCGGTTGCGAACGGCGTTGTGGATCTGACCACTGGTCGCCATCGCCCGGGCCGCCCGGAGGATTGGATGGTTCGCGCTGCTCCCGTGGAGTGGAGGGGCGAGGATGCCGACCGGAAGGACTGGCTCGAATGCCTGAACGGCATCTATGCGAATCCCGAGACCGGGGAACCGTATCAGGATTTGATCGCCTTCATTCAGCGGCTGTGCGGCTACGCCCTGCTCGGAGCCACGCCGAACCATATCCTGCCCATTCTGACCGGGCGCGGCCGGAACGGAAAGTCCACGCTGCTCAATACGCTGTACAAGGTGCTTGGCCCGCTGGCCGGAGCGTTGCCTTCCGAACTGCTGCTGGATCAGGGCGTGAATCGGTCCGCGGATTCTCCGACACCGTCCATCATGTCGCTCAAGGGACTGCGGCTGGCATGGGCCTCGGAAACAGCCGAAGGCCGCAAGTTCAGCATCGACCGGGTCAAGTGGCTGACCGGAGGCGATCCCCTGACCGGCCGCCATCCCAATGACAAGTATCCGACCACGTTTGCGCCGACGCACCTCATGTTCCTGCTCACCAACAACCTGCCCTCGGCTCCGGCCACGGACTATGCGTTCTGGAAGCGGGTCATGGCCATTCCCCATGCCATCTCCTTTGTACACGGTGAACCCACGCAACCGTGGGAGCGCACCATTGATCCCGATCTGGATGCCAAGCTGGAGCAATGCCTGCCCGGCATTCTGGCCTGGCTGGTGGAAGGGCATCTGGCGTGGCGCAGATACGGGCTGAACCCTCCGGCCATCGTGACCGAGGCCACGGCCCAGTACCGGGAGGGCGAGGACATGCTGGGCGAATTCCTCTTCGAGTGCTGCGATGTTGACGAGAACCTGCGGGTGGGCAGCTCCAAGCTCTACGAGGTGTTCAAGCAGTGGCACCACAAGAGAATGGGGAAGTTCGAGCCGTCGCAGAAGAAGTTCGGCAGCTGGATGAAGGACAAAGGGTTCGAGAAGATCAAGTCCGGAACCATCCTGTATCAGGGGCTGGCCCTGAAGGAACGCCATTTCGAGGGCTTCAACCCGCAGGAGGATTAG